One Tamlana carrageenivorans genomic region harbors:
- a CDS encoding COX15/CtaA family protein — MKKDNKNVIYWLLTGCFLIFIMVVVGGITRLTDSGLSISNYRLITGTIPPIGDQEWQEAFDLYKQHPEYHAYNNHFNLEDFKNIYFWEWLHRVIGRSIGLVFIIPFIYFLIRKQLSKSTIKKCMVLLVLGAFQGFLGWYMVKSGLVDMPDVSHYRLAAHLVTAFLTFAATLWVALDLMYPKRKPANKPMKRLIVWGYIVLIIQIIYGAFIAGLKAGLVHNHWPLMNEGKFIHYTVYVLDPFYKNLIENPSGIQFIHRILAFVVVLFIFLIWKKSEKHTLTALQKQGVNSLLFLVLLQFALGVLALIYQVPLWLGVAHQVGAFFLLTSMTFTLHRFTK; from the coding sequence ATGAAAAAAGACAATAAAAACGTAATATACTGGCTACTAACAGGCTGTTTCCTGATTTTCATAATGGTTGTAGTTGGAGGTATCACCAGATTAACCGATTCTGGTTTATCCATTTCAAACTACCGATTAATTACAGGAACCATTCCGCCGATAGGCGATCAAGAATGGCAAGAAGCATTTGACCTCTATAAGCAACACCCAGAGTATCATGCGTATAATAATCATTTTAATCTTGAAGATTTTAAAAATATTTACTTCTGGGAATGGTTACACCGCGTTATTGGACGTTCTATAGGGTTAGTATTTATCATTCCGTTTATATATTTCTTAATTAGAAAACAGCTTAGTAAAAGCACCATAAAAAAATGCATGGTGTTATTAGTTCTTGGAGCCTTTCAGGGTTTTTTAGGATGGTACATGGTTAAAAGTGGCTTGGTAGACATGCCAGATGTAAGTCATTATAGATTAGCAGCACATCTCGTAACCGCCTTTCTAACTTTTGCTGCAACGCTCTGGGTGGCTTTAGACTTGATGTACCCAAAACGCAAACCAGCCAATAAACCCATGAAAAGACTTATTGTTTGGGGCTACATCGTTTTAATTATTCAAATTATTTATGGCGCATTTATAGCTGGTTTAAAGGCCGGATTAGTGCATAACCATTGGCCGTTAATGAATGAAGGCAAATTTATTCATTATACCGTTTATGTATTAGATCCTTTTTATAAAAACCTGATTGAGAACCCGAGCGGAATTCAGTTTATACATCGTATTTTAGCTTTTGTGGTGGTGCTTTTCATATTTTTAATTTGGAAAAAATCTGAAAAACACACCTTAACAGCACTTCAAAAACAAGGTGTAAACTCTCTGCTTTTTCTAGTGTTATTACAGTTTGCTCTAGGTGTTTTAGCCCTTATTTATCAGGTACCCTTGTGGCTAGGCGTTGCGCATCAAGTTGGTGCTTTTTTCTTATTAACTAGTATGACTTTTACCTTACATCGTTTTACTAAATAG
- a CDS encoding IS1096 element passenger TnpR family protein, whose protein sequence is MIYRFRVILDNDTSDEDVFRDLEIRDSDTLEDLHNIITQSFGFDGTEMASFYISNDVWEQGEEISLFDLSEEATARLMNETSLEDVVNHDQTKLIYVYDFLSMWTFYVELAEIVDETEGFDYPNLMFFQGQVPEAAPEKSFEADPLDDFDEFEDGLDMDDYDQLDFDENWN, encoded by the coding sequence ATGATTTACAGATTTAGAGTCATTTTAGACAATGATACCTCCGACGAGGACGTTTTTCGAGATTTAGAAATTCGTGATAGCGATACGCTAGAAGATTTACACAATATCATCACCCAGTCGTTTGGCTTTGATGGTACCGAAATGGCGTCATTTTATATAAGTAACGATGTTTGGGAACAAGGTGAAGAAATTTCTTTATTCGACTTGAGTGAAGAAGCTACAGCTCGTTTAATGAATGAAACATCGTTAGAGGATGTTGTTAATCATGATCAAACGAAACTAATTTATGTTTATGACTTTTTAAGCATGTGGACGTTTTACGTTGAATTAGCCGAAATCGTTGACGAAACCGAAGGTTTCGATTACCCAAACTTAATGTTTTTTCAAGGTCAAGTTCCAGAAGCTGCTCCAGAAAAATCATTTGAAGCTGATCCTTTAGACGATTTTGATGAATTTGAAGACGGCCTTGATATGGACGACTACGACCAATTAGATTTTGACGAGAACTGGAACTAA
- a CDS encoding ABC transporter ATP-binding protein: MEHILTIKNLTKKFGALTAVNNLSFTIKKGDVYGILGPNGSGKSTTLGIVLNVVNKSSGDFKWFDGNTSTHDALKKVGALIERPNFYPYMTAEQNLKLVCKIKGVAFSKINEKLEIVGLLNRKHSKFTNYSLGMKQRLAIASALLNDPEILILDEPTNGLDPQGIHQIREIIKKISAQGTTILLASHLLDEVEKVCSHVVVLRKGLKLYSGRVDAMISSHGFFEVKCNNQTKLLQLLENHKSFEKIKVEDNLITAFLNEPMKSENFNQFMFNNGIILTHLVQRKESLEEQFLQLTDH; the protein is encoded by the coding sequence TTGGAACATATACTAACTATTAAAAATCTTACCAAAAAATTTGGGGCTCTAACAGCTGTAAATAACTTATCGTTTACCATAAAAAAAGGCGATGTTTACGGGATTTTAGGACCAAATGGAAGCGGAAAATCTACCACATTGGGTATTGTATTAAATGTGGTAAATAAAAGCTCTGGAGATTTTAAATGGTTTGATGGAAATACTTCAACACATGATGCCTTAAAAAAAGTTGGTGCCTTAATTGAGCGTCCTAATTTTTACCCATATATGACAGCGGAGCAAAACTTAAAACTAGTTTGCAAAATTAAAGGTGTTGCTTTTTCGAAAATAAATGAAAAACTTGAAATTGTTGGGCTTTTAAACCGAAAACACAGCAAATTCACAAACTATTCTTTAGGAATGAAGCAACGATTAGCTATAGCTTCTGCCCTTTTAAATGATCCAGAAATATTAATTCTTGACGAACCCACGAATGGTTTAGACCCTCAAGGCATTCATCAAATAAGAGAAATTATAAAAAAAATTTCTGCCCAAGGCACCACTATTCTATTGGCTTCGCATTTATTGGATGAGGTTGAAAAAGTATGTTCGCACGTTGTCGTTTTAAGAAAAGGTCTAAAACTTTATTCAGGACGTGTTGATGCTATGATTTCTAGCCATGGTTTTTTTGAGGTGAAATGTAACAATCAAACTAAACTACTCCAATTATTAGAAAACCATAAATCTTTTGAAAAAATTAAAGTTGAAGATAATTTGATAACTGCCTTTTTAAACGAACCGATGAAATCTGAAAATTTTAATCAATTCATGTTTAATAACGGTATCATTTTAACCCATTTGGTACAACGCAAAGAAAGTTTAGAAGAACAATTTTTACAACTAACCGATCATTAA
- a CDS encoding ABC transporter permease, which translates to MRRLLNIELQKLLLNRTSKILIFVSFILPFFIILLSSLKINVFGLFTLELGELGVFNFPVIWHLTTFFASQFKFFFAIVVVSMIGNEYSNKTIKQNLIDGLSKKEFILSKFYAIVFISLISTALIFFLTLSIGLYYSSYTEASIVFRDVNFLVAYLVKLVAFFSLCLFFGMLIKRSAFALAFLFILYILEWIFYGILAWSFNNKTAESIQGFFPLRAMYNLINQPFQRITMAKFPDKTNLVYDYGVHTGEILIVLCWTAIFIFSSYSLLKNRDL; encoded by the coding sequence ATGCGTCGACTTTTAAATATAGAATTACAAAAACTCCTGTTAAACAGAACGAGTAAAATTCTTATTTTTGTATCCTTTATTTTACCGTTTTTCATTATACTTCTGTCTTCATTAAAAATTAATGTTTTTGGGCTTTTCACATTAGAACTTGGCGAGCTTGGTGTTTTTAACTTCCCTGTTATTTGGCACTTAACCACCTTTTTTGCATCGCAATTTAAATTCTTTTTTGCTATAGTTGTGGTTAGCATGATTGGTAACGAATACAGTAATAAAACCATTAAACAAAACCTAATTGATGGCTTAAGTAAAAAGGAATTTATACTTTCTAAATTTTATGCCATTGTATTCATTTCGCTAATTTCAACAGCACTAATATTTTTTTTAACATTAAGTATTGGGTTATATTACTCAAGCTATACTGAAGCTTCAATTGTTTTTAGAGACGTTAACTTTTTAGTCGCATATTTGGTGAAGTTGGTTGCTTTTTTTAGTTTATGCTTGTTTTTTGGTATGTTAATTAAGCGGTCTGCATTTGCCTTAGCCTTTCTTTTTATTCTTTATATTCTAGAATGGATTTTTTACGGCATATTAGCTTGGAGTTTTAATAATAAAACAGCCGAAAGTATCCAAGGTTTCTTTCCTTTAAGAGCCATGTATAACTTAATTAATCAGCCTTTCCAACGTATTACCATGGCGAAATTTCCTGATAAAACTAATTTAGTTTACGATTATGGCGTTCATACTGGCGAAATACTTATTGTTTTGTGCTGGACAGCCATATTTATATTTTCATCATATAGCTTGCTTAAAAACCGTGATTTATAA
- a CDS encoding T9SS type B sorting domain-containing protein, with protein sequence MGKKLLLLLCLVYFTAFSQNEAANWYFGYNSGIRFDSANNTVNALHDGKLNTIEGCTSISDEFGNLLFYTNGISVWNKNHEVMPNGYGLFGDPSSAQSAIIIPKPNNQNIYYVFTVDDSRNISGIKFGFNYSIVDLTLHGGLGDITTKNVNLLRDSSEKITAVLKDCVTKSIWVLTFASFNGYDDTFDTFHAFEVSNTGVNSTSVKSTFPKQVIDPRGYLKLSPDGLKLACANSYDGLDLYDFDVNTGKVSNPVSLIAIEASVPYGIEFSPDSQLLYAQTSNVLYENDDPELPETHQSKLIQYNLYAPNIKASAIIIDDRQLYRGALQLGPNGKIYRALSATYDIGIPYLGVIDAPNQIGLACSYTHQAINLSPGYSSQGLPPFIASFFNKQIDIINNGKNSTNLNLCEGDNYILKTEPIPGATFTWKKNGIVLLETGNSLTVTDSGHYELLINPNNGTCEIEGEAYVRFNKKPNAYNYTLIQCEEDTVIDGKTVFNLNEASANIIGNRADKTLKFYTDKARQHEVNPDAFQNTSNPQILYVTVIDEKTTCYSFAELTLEISTSQTNDVELSICDDDGIEDGFSSFNLTNINTKISTSPLDIAYYETYQEALLEQNPLGEKYTNTTPYTQTIFARVENANSCYGISEVLLSVNRLPEIPETDLSYYCLNSFPETITINAGVNSISQTDYTYNWSTGETTYAIQINKTGIYTVDVIDSNGCSKTRTITVEASAPASFSNIKVVDVSQNNSITVFVSGEGLYQYQLSDSSNNVLFPYQDNNVFKNVYPGHYIVSVSDVKNNCGVVTNPISVLGFPKFFTPNNDGFNDTWQVYGMSEIFKANSKILIFNRFGKLLKELNPLGEGWNGQVNGEYMPRGDYWFSVQLKDGRIFKNHFTLKI encoded by the coding sequence ATGGGAAAAAAACTTCTACTACTACTTTGCTTAGTTTATTTTACAGCTTTTTCGCAAAATGAAGCTGCAAACTGGTATTTTGGCTATAACAGTGGAATTCGGTTTGACTCTGCAAACAATACAGTAAATGCGCTTCACGACGGTAAATTAAACACTATTGAAGGCTGTACCTCAATCTCCGATGAGTTTGGTAATTTATTATTTTACACCAATGGGATTTCCGTTTGGAACAAAAATCATGAGGTGATGCCTAATGGATATGGATTATTTGGCGATCCCTCAAGTGCACAGTCTGCAATAATAATTCCAAAACCTAACAACCAAAACATATATTATGTTTTTACAGTAGATGATAGTCGTAATATTTCTGGAATAAAATTCGGTTTTAATTATTCTATTGTCGACTTAACTTTACATGGCGGATTAGGCGATATTACCACTAAAAATGTTAATTTATTACGTGATTCTTCTGAAAAAATTACAGCAGTATTAAAAGACTGTGTTACTAAATCTATTTGGGTACTTACTTTTGCTTCATTTAATGGATATGACGACACTTTTGATACTTTTCATGCATTTGAAGTTTCAAATACAGGTGTCAACTCGACATCTGTAAAATCAACTTTTCCTAAGCAAGTTATCGATCCAAGAGGTTATTTAAAACTATCACCTGACGGATTAAAACTAGCTTGTGCCAATTCTTACGATGGACTAGATCTATATGATTTTGATGTTAACACAGGAAAAGTTTCAAATCCCGTTTCGCTTATTGCTATAGAAGCTAGTGTGCCCTATGGTATAGAGTTTTCTCCAGATAGCCAACTCCTTTATGCTCAAACCTCTAATGTACTTTATGAGAATGACGATCCAGAACTTCCAGAAACTCATCAATCAAAATTAATTCAGTATAACCTATATGCGCCAAATATTAAAGCTTCGGCAATAATAATTGACGACAGACAACTTTACCGGGGTGCACTACAACTAGGTCCGAATGGTAAAATTTATAGAGCCCTAAGCGCCACATACGATATCGGAATTCCATATTTAGGTGTTATCGATGCCCCAAACCAAATTGGTCTAGCGTGTAGTTACACCCATCAAGCCATCAATCTGTCACCTGGATATTCGTCACAAGGTTTACCTCCCTTTATTGCCTCGTTTTTTAACAAACAAATTGATATCATAAATAACGGTAAAAACTCAACGAATTTAAACCTTTGTGAAGGCGATAACTATATCTTAAAAACAGAACCAATACCCGGTGCTACTTTTACATGGAAAAAAAACGGGATTGTTTTACTTGAAACTGGCAATAGTCTTACCGTAACCGATTCTGGTCATTACGAGCTTCTAATAAACCCAAATAACGGCACTTGTGAAATTGAAGGAGAAGCTTATGTTCGTTTCAATAAAAAACCTAATGCCTATAATTATACCTTAATACAATGTGAAGAAGACACTGTAATAGATGGAAAAACTGTCTTTAACCTCAACGAAGCTTCTGCAAATATAATTGGGAATAGAGCCGATAAAACACTTAAATTCTATACAGATAAAGCTAGACAGCATGAGGTAAACCCAGATGCATTTCAAAACACATCAAATCCACAAATATTATACGTTACTGTAATTGACGAAAAAACCACATGTTATTCTTTTGCCGAATTAACCCTAGAAATAAGCACTAGCCAAACAAATGATGTAGAACTTAGTATTTGTGATGATGATGGTATAGAAGATGGTTTTTCCAGTTTTAACCTAACAAACATAAACACAAAAATTTCTACATCACCCTTAGATATTGCTTATTATGAAACATACCAAGAGGCACTTCTTGAACAAAATCCTTTAGGCGAAAAATACACAAACACAACACCTTATACACAAACTATTTTCGCTCGTGTTGAAAATGCAAATAGTTGCTATGGTATAAGCGAGGTTTTGCTTAGCGTAAATAGGTTACCCGAAATTCCCGAAACAGATTTAAGCTATTATTGTTTAAACTCCTTTCCAGAAACTATAACAATTAATGCCGGCGTTAACAGCATATCGCAAACCGATTATACTTATAATTGGTCTACAGGCGAAACTACTTATGCTATTCAAATAAATAAAACAGGAATTTATACTGTCGATGTTATTGATTCCAATGGATGCTCTAAAACTAGAACGATAACTGTTGAAGCTTCAGCCCCTGCATCCTTTTCTAATATTAAGGTGGTTGATGTTTCTCAAAATAATAGCATCACCGTTTTTGTATCTGGCGAGGGTCTTTATCAATACCAATTAAGCGATTCTAGTAATAATGTTCTATTTCCGTATCAAGATAATAACGTTTTTAAAAACGTTTATCCTGGTCATTATATCGTATCTGTAAGCGATGTAAAAAATAATTGTGGTGTAGTAACCAATCCTATTTCTGTTTTAGGATTTCCAAAATTCTTCACACCAAATAACGATGGATTTAATGATACTTGGCAAGTCTATGGCATGTCTGAAATTTTTAAAGCAAATTCTAAAATTTTAATTTTTAATAGGTTTGGAAAACTTCTAAAAGAATTAAACCCATTAGGAGAAGGTTGGAACGGTCAAGTAAATGGCGAGTATATGCCTCGCGGCGATTATTGGTTTTCTGTACAACTAAAAGATGGCAGAATTTTTAAAAATCACTTCACTTTGAAAATTTAA
- a CDS encoding T9SS type B sorting domain-containing protein, giving the protein MRFGNIIIFSFLFCFNYAFSQRISVNDSVDLTSLIQDNFVDGCVDISNINSPVNGTVSGISSYAYFERGNSNFPFKNGIMLSTGGAATGGNNLITSTLSEGSSTWGTDPDLEAALGTTNSFLNATAIEFDFISISNKFEFNYILASEEYFNIYPCHFSDGFVFLIKEAETSEPYQNIAVIPGTTTPVSTKTIRDEIFGVCPAQNEVYFDGYNIGDTNYNGRTTVLTASGDIKPYVKYHIKLIIADQDNSGYDSAVFIEGDHFSVLELGADISTCTASAEVNADIQNPLASYAWYLNNSLIPGATNPTYTATQNGTYRVEVSIPVDDSSCVEHDEITIVLNTEEPMEPIPNSELCDDPSRDQIEVFDLSIKNSEVSANSPFTNFTYSYHYTESEARSNTNAITSPISNTTNPQTIYVRVNDLDNNCLTYSNFELIVNEPQEITTPTLLEVCESDDIPDGFTFIDLTQKNDEITGGNSDLEVSYHYSSSDATTGNNPIENRYINTNTPNDLVYVRVVNANTKCINTTTLNIHVQVGPKVVTETQYIDAFDFDLDGHSFFNLTEVIDKILNGLTGVSTSFYEDYDDAMSATNPITNVTNYAYTNGSSEPGHNIIFLRVQDHTTGCATVVPFEIHTNLLLTGTRVDYYTICDTNTDTTDAADFNLLNIETEIINDLPYPITVTFYETEEDRTNGNSLDKNETFTAYNQQTIFVTMSYDDRKQDTKIILLINPILLFNSPPITYCDTDDDGITSIDLESIDYTITGSNENFTVSYFNNETDAETNNIINQLPRYITNTSPLTTLYARVNIIGDSICYTVNKFKIEVLTAPSTTKASNEVICDNDQDGFSIINLNSKISEIVPSTTGLEIDFFTSLNDAQNKTNEISESDREAFNTNTQTIYARVEDVLGGTSCFSIETFEVIVNTLPNTPEISNYQICESTGVYVSNFYLNEKDSEILNGQNGKEVFYFEDAERRILLDKSAPYQNTSNPQTIYVRVENLTDPTCFSEASFLLEVSPKPIYNPVIPYLVCDDKSNDGKYEFNFDEKANEIRQGIVSDNLNISFHESRNDADTNSNPLPSLYTNKTNPQSIYVRIESENTLCHIVEELGINIIAAPNITDTTPLIHCDTDYDGISTFDLTSANFQLLDRIKSNLSVNYFDELSKINQSDVLDNSNEITDPTNYISGTKTVYIRVANTSTGCFIINTLELIVNIPPAINSITTYEICDNDTDTFDLTTLNNVLVNNTSEVNISFHNTQNDADTNSAALSNIFNYTSNRHTLFTRVSNLSTGCYTTHAFNLVINPNPIANTPPDLISCDDDFDGLYTFDLSLNTPSILRAQSPNLYTVTYYKMLSDAEEKINSLSPIYAAYDGETFYARTENNNTGCYSTTQFNAVVHPLPVIPIDDIVLLCRENLPLYIDASTGDTNDTYYWSTPINATVDNSTSSQIAVNPEQLGTYSVTVTTPNNCQFNKTFTVIESEQAEIEFTSKIDFSDPNNITVNINTERIGNYVFILDGGEPQTSNTFENISFGNHSITVRDLNGCMDAYQEVFVFDIPKFFTPNNDSYYDTWHIIGAEQLAGSIVYIYNRFGQLLKTLRHSSPGWNGTFNGENMPTDDYWYVAKIIQNGNEMEIKGHFTLKR; this is encoded by the coding sequence ATGAGATTCGGTAATATCATCATATTCTCTTTTTTGTTTTGCTTTAATTACGCGTTTTCACAGCGTATATCTGTTAATGATTCGGTTGATTTAACCTCTTTAATACAAGATAATTTCGTTGATGGCTGTGTTGATATTAGTAATATAAATTCGCCGGTAAATGGAACCGTAAGCGGAATTTCTAGTTATGCATATTTTGAACGAGGCAATTCTAACTTCCCTTTTAAAAATGGTATCATGTTATCTACTGGAGGTGCTGCTACTGGAGGAAACAATTTAATAACCTCAACACTTAGTGAAGGTTCAAGTACATGGGGTACAGACCCTGATTTAGAAGCTGCTCTAGGAACAACAAACTCCTTTTTAAATGCAACGGCTATAGAATTTGATTTTATTTCCATTTCTAATAAATTTGAATTCAATTATATATTAGCTTCCGAAGAATATTTCAATATTTACCCATGTCATTTTTCCGATGGTTTTGTCTTCCTAATTAAAGAAGCAGAAACATCAGAGCCTTATCAAAATATTGCTGTAATCCCTGGCACCACAACACCAGTAAGCACAAAAACAATTAGAGATGAAATTTTTGGTGTTTGTCCTGCTCAAAACGAAGTGTATTTTGATGGTTATAATATTGGAGACACCAATTATAATGGTAGAACGACTGTACTTACAGCCTCGGGAGATATAAAGCCTTATGTGAAATACCACATTAAATTAATTATTGCAGACCAAGATAATAGTGGTTATGATTCGGCGGTTTTTATTGAAGGTGATCATTTTAGTGTTTTAGAATTAGGCGCAGATATTTCAACCTGCACAGCAAGTGCCGAAGTTAACGCCGACATACAAAACCCACTAGCCTCTTATGCTTGGTATTTAAACAACAGTCTAATCCCAGGAGCTACCAACCCTACCTATACTGCAACACAAAACGGAACCTACCGTGTGGAAGTTTCTATTCCTGTTGATGACTCAAGTTGTGTTGAACATGATGAGATCACCATTGTTTTGAATACCGAAGAACCCATGGAACCAATTCCTAATTCTGAATTATGCGATGATCCTAGCCGTGATCAAATTGAGGTTTTCGACCTTTCAATAAAAAACTCAGAAGTTTCTGCTAATAGTCCGTTTACTAATTTCACTTATAGCTATCACTATACCGAATCGGAAGCTAGAAGCAATACAAATGCAATAACATCGCCTATTTCTAATACCACCAATCCTCAAACTATTTATGTTAGAGTTAACGATTTGGATAACAATTGTCTTACTTATTCCAACTTCGAACTTATTGTAAATGAACCCCAAGAAATTACAACGCCTACTCTTTTAGAAGTTTGCGAAAGCGACGATATTCCTGATGGGTTTACCTTTATAGACTTAACGCAAAAAAATGACGAAATAACAGGTGGAAACAGTGATTTAGAAGTATCTTATCATTACAGTTCTTCAGACGCAACAACGGGAAATAACCCTATTGAAAACCGTTATATTAATACAAATACACCAAACGATTTGGTATATGTACGTGTTGTTAATGCAAATACAAAATGTATAAACACAACCACACTAAATATTCATGTACAAGTAGGCCCAAAAGTAGTCACCGAAACCCAATATATCGATGCCTTCGATTTTGATTTAGATGGGCATTCTTTTTTTAATTTAACCGAAGTAATAGATAAAATATTAAATGGCTTAACAGGGGTTAGCACATCCTTTTATGAAGATTATGACGATGCCATGAGTGCCACAAACCCCATTACCAATGTAACCAACTACGCTTACACTAATGGAAGTAGCGAACCTGGACATAACATTATATTTTTAAGAGTTCAAGACCATACTACAGGTTGTGCAACAGTGGTACCTTTTGAAATACACACCAATTTACTTTTAACAGGTACAAGAGTTGATTATTACACTATTTGCGATACAAACACCGACACTACAGATGCTGCCGATTTTAATTTATTAAATATCGAAACCGAAATAATAAATGATTTACCATATCCTATAACGGTAACCTTTTATGAAACTGAAGAAGACCGAACCAATGGTAATAGTCTTGATAAAAATGAAACATTCACAGCATACAATCAGCAAACAATTTTTGTAACCATGAGCTACGACGATAGAAAACAGGATACAAAAATCATCTTATTAATAAATCCTATTTTATTATTTAACAGCCCACCAATTACCTATTGCGACACCGATGATGACGGCATTACTAGCATCGATTTAGAATCTATAGATTATACCATAACTGGAAGCAACGAGAATTTTACCGTCAGTTATTTTAACAACGAAACAGATGCCGAAACTAACAATATAATTAATCAATTACCCAGATACATTACCAATACGTCTCCCTTAACAACATTATATGCCCGTGTTAATATCATTGGAGACTCAATATGCTATACGGTAAACAAATTTAAAATAGAAGTTTTAACAGCTCCAAGCACCACGAAAGCTTCAAATGAAGTTATATGCGATAACGATCAAGATGGTTTTTCAATTATAAATTTAAATAGTAAAATTTCAGAAATTGTTCCAAGCACCACAGGTTTAGAAATCGATTTTTTTACATCGTTAAACGATGCGCAAAACAAGACCAACGAAATTTCAGAATCAGACAGAGAAGCTTTCAATACAAACACTCAAACCATTTATGCACGCGTAGAAGATGTCTTAGGTGGAACCAGTTGCTTTTCTATTGAAACTTTTGAAGTCATTGTAAATACCTTACCAAATACTCCCGAAATAAGTAATTATCAAATTTGTGAATCTACAGGTGTTTACGTTTCAAACTTTTACCTCAATGAAAAAGATTCTGAAATCTTAAACGGACAAAATGGAAAAGAAGTATTTTATTTTGAAGATGCCGAACGCAGAATTTTACTCGATAAAAGTGCTCCATATCAAAATACGTCAAATCCACAAACCATATACGTTCGTGTAGAAAATTTAACAGATCCAACTTGTTTTAGCGAAGCTTCATTTCTATTAGAAGTGTCTCCAAAACCAATATACAATCCTGTAATTCCATATTTGGTTTGTGATGATAAATCTAACGATGGAAAATATGAATTTAATTTTGATGAGAAAGCCAATGAAATTAGACAAGGTATAGTATCCGACAACTTAAACATCTCATTTCATGAATCTAGAAATGATGCTGACACTAATTCCAACCCATTACCTTCTTTATATACAAATAAAACCAACCCACAAAGTATTTATGTTAGAATAGAGAGTGAAAACACCCTTTGCCATATAGTTGAAGAATTAGGCATCAATATTATTGCAGCTCCAAATATTACTGATACAACTCCTTTAATTCATTGTGACACGGATTACGATGGAATTTCTACTTTCGATTTAACATCGGCAAATTTCCAATTGTTAGATCGTATTAAAAGCAATCTCTCTGTAAACTATTTTGACGAATTATCGAAAATTAATCAAAGTGATGTTTTAGACAATTCTAACGAAATTACAGATCCAACAAATTATATTTCCGGTACTAAAACCGTTTATATTAGGGTGGCCAATACATCAACAGGCTGTTTTATTATTAATACATTAGAACTTATTGTTAATATACCTCCAGCCATTAATAGTATAACTACCTACGAAATTTGCGACAATGATACGGATACATTCGATTTAACTACACTAAATAATGTTCTTGTTAACAATACTTCTGAAGTAAATATTTCTTTTCACAACACACAAAATGATGCCGATACAAATAGCGCCGCACTTAGTAATATATTCAATTATACTTCAAACAGACATACATTATTTACGAGGGTTTCAAATCTATCTACAGGTTGCTACACGACACATGCTTTTAATTTAGTAATTAATCCTAATCCAATTGCTAATACACCTCCCGATTTAATAAGTTGTGATGATGATTTTGATGGTTTATATACTTTTGATCTTTCATTGAACACTCCATCAATTTTAAGGGCACAATCTCCAAATTTATATACAGTAACTTATTATAAAATGCTTAGTGATGCTGAAGAAAAAATAAATTCATTGTCGCCTATTTATGCTGCATACGATGGTGAAACTTTTTATGCAAGAACAGAAAATAATAACACTGGCTGCTATAGTACAACTCAATTTAACGCCGTTGTACATCCGTTACCTGTAATTCCTATTGATGATATTGTACTACTTTGTCGTGAAAACCTACCGTTATACATCGATGCTTCTACGGGTGATACTAATGACACCTATTATTGGTCTACACCCATAAATGCAACCGTAGACAATTCTACATCATCACAAATAGCTGTAAATCCAGAACAATTAGGCACCTATTCCGTAACAGTAACTACGCCTAATAACTGCCAGTTTAATAAAACATTTACAGTTATCGAGTCTGAACAAGCTGAAATTGAATTTACTTCAAAAATCGATTTTTCAGACCCAAATAATATTACTGTAAATATTAATACAGAACGTATTGGCAATTATGTTTTTATTCTTGATGGAGGCGAACCACAAACTTCAAACACATTCGAAAATATAAGCTTTGGAAATCATAGCATTACCGTTCGCGATTTAAATGGTTGCATGGATGCTTATCAAGAAGTTTTTGTTTTTGATATCCCTAAATTTTTCACACCGAATAACGATAGTTATTATGATACTTGGCATATTATTGGGGCCGAACAACTCGCCGGCTCTATCGTTTATATTTATAACCGTTTTGGGCAACTTTTAAAAACATTAAGACATTCATCACCAGGATGGAATGGCACTTTTAATGGTGAAAACATGCCAACTGATGATTATTGGTATGTGGCAAAAATTATCCAAAATGGCAATGAAATGGAAATAAAAGGCCACTTTACTTTAAAACGATAG